From the Comamonas odontotermitis genome, one window contains:
- a CDS encoding beta strand repeat-containing protein: MTTAGMKGIARSVIRWLIMATAYGWGAMAFAASSGTGQAYGLEASASVLAILPGPPLVGLDTQFANTGHGSAPPDFSKSGYIANVGVNAAGILKVDTGVLTSSTQSTLTRNSVTSMSQVNGLNLSLLNVLLGNQSLLSLGADTITTTATMSCEKGKVVASGRTDILNGSGPLAGLGVNVSANADVSVLGIATITVNEQIVSPTSITVNAVHVRINLLGLISADVVIGHAEASMADCQSTVTLNDLQNPVAANDLLPVSGTCSPGSNDLAITTLPSGASLTLPCQSDGTYSGTLNVSALPAGAITVTASQTPAGPNSSASKSTVKNPPSNPGAPTVSVTAPAITLGNQTSYGVSGTCSAEGQPVTVSIGGIPASATCTGGNWSVSGVNVSGLPDGTITVTASQTVNNQVGQGSTTTNKSTVSNPGDTPVVTVSNAAVINAANQGSYGVSGTCSANGQPVVVTIGNVAAQATCSGGAWSVSGVNVTALGDGAVTVTASQTVNNQTGSGTRSTSKDATPPTVAVTSAPAITAANQASYGVSGTCTESGSAVSVSIGSITVVPSPVCNGGAWSAAGVDVGGLPAGPVTVTASQTDAAGNTGTGALTTTKNAAASAVSVTAAPPINASNQSSYGGVTGTCSAGNGAVTVAIGSLTTTAACDGGNWSVSGITVSSLPDGVVTITASQTINGTVVSGTRTTVKDVTPPSVSITTAPTIDGTNQSSYGVSGTCTSSDGAVTVSVGNVVASAPCTNGTWTITGIKVGGLPAGAVTVTASQTDAAGNTATDTRQVSKTSPADGSGVDTGAGNPQGGNWVITAELNGKPGRGMGIDVQDGKFVMQVYNYTSTGAPTFHIAIGVMDGNKVVAPLTSYQGGRFFGSGPLDGQEAGNAGNVEVTFTSRTTGTIKFPGEAAKAMQRFDYEGTPAGTFADPAYVDRWAMVELDQNSQPVRTWWADIGSGEQVGLNYNWTLSPAPWPYAASTKLTMHGFDGALSTPFFATCDYGGADRIFNCSGSSVQPGGLVSVTMQRSVDQVVGTVQFGTGEKHRLIGARITRSAYTTAGGKTALTTYFRPDYAPEAGTWIVSNEITGKPGRGLAVDLQKPTNSQDHTLFISVYDYENQGSATFHSVLGTHEPSTIPAANRPDIPLNQYKGGRYFGSGDLVASYQGNAGNAENIKFTSSSTGTIQFPNEETVQIERFYFGIDKNSIDSLVGSWVVLAHSGAMKSRIFNFVPYTGDSVIDRASGYVCTRNQLRGFNFRCAPAQVGVDTPVIRFSTGFYAASRGIEGDGGADPDTTPELMVMRITDADGQPVQGGAMLPEDDR, translated from the coding sequence ATGACTACCGCAGGAATGAAAGGGATCGCACGTTCGGTGATCCGTTGGCTCATCATGGCAACTGCATATGGCTGGGGGGCGATGGCATTCGCAGCCTCCTCCGGCACTGGTCAGGCCTATGGACTGGAAGCCTCGGCGAGTGTCCTGGCCATATTGCCTGGCCCTCCGCTGGTGGGTCTGGACACTCAGTTTGCCAATACGGGGCATGGGAGTGCACCTCCCGATTTCAGCAAGAGCGGATATATCGCCAATGTTGGAGTCAATGCCGCTGGCATTCTGAAGGTTGACACGGGGGTTCTCACTTCTTCAACGCAGAGTACTCTGACGCGCAACAGCGTGACCTCCATGTCTCAGGTCAACGGCCTGAATCTCTCCCTGCTCAATGTCTTGCTTGGTAACCAATCCTTGCTGAGCCTGGGAGCTGACACCATCACCACCACGGCGACCATGAGCTGTGAAAAGGGCAAGGTCGTTGCTTCGGGCCGAACAGACATCCTCAACGGCTCCGGGCCATTGGCTGGTCTGGGTGTGAATGTAAGCGCGAACGCGGATGTGAGTGTTCTTGGCATTGCCACAATTACGGTCAACGAACAGATCGTCAGTCCAACCAGCATCACCGTCAATGCTGTCCACGTCAGAATCAATTTGCTTGGCCTGATTTCTGCAGATGTGGTGATTGGTCACGCTGAAGCTTCGATGGCCGATTGTCAGTCCACGGTGACGCTCAATGACTTGCAAAACCCTGTGGCAGCCAATGACCTGCTTCCTGTCAGCGGCACCTGCAGCCCTGGAAGCAACGATCTCGCCATCACGACGCTTCCTTCTGGTGCCAGCTTGACGCTGCCCTGCCAGAGCGATGGGACCTACAGCGGCACGCTCAATGTATCGGCCCTGCCTGCGGGTGCCATCACCGTGACTGCTTCACAGACTCCTGCTGGCCCCAATAGCTCGGCCAGCAAGAGCACGGTGAAGAACCCGCCTTCAAACCCTGGCGCGCCTACGGTCTCGGTCACGGCACCTGCCATCACTCTGGGCAATCAGACTTCATATGGGGTGTCAGGCACTTGTTCTGCCGAGGGGCAGCCGGTGACTGTCAGCATTGGCGGCATTCCTGCCTCGGCTACCTGTACCGGCGGCAACTGGTCGGTGTCCGGGGTCAATGTGAGTGGCTTGCCTGATGGCACCATCACGGTGACGGCCTCGCAAACCGTCAACAACCAAGTGGGACAAGGCTCGACTACGACGAACAAGAGCACGGTCTCGAATCCGGGTGACACTCCGGTGGTCACGGTCAGCAATGCTGCGGTGATCAACGCGGCCAACCAGGGTTCTTATGGCGTTTCGGGCACCTGCTCGGCCAATGGACAACCCGTTGTCGTGACCATCGGCAATGTGGCAGCGCAGGCCACTTGCAGCGGTGGTGCATGGTCGGTCTCTGGCGTCAATGTCACTGCCCTGGGCGATGGTGCCGTCACGGTTACTGCCTCGCAGACGGTCAACAACCAGACAGGTTCCGGCACACGCTCGACGTCCAAGGACGCAACGCCTCCAACGGTGGCAGTCACCTCGGCGCCTGCAATCACCGCTGCCAACCAGGCATCCTACGGCGTGTCAGGCACCTGCACGGAGAGCGGCTCGGCCGTCTCGGTCAGCATTGGCAGCATCACCGTGGTGCCATCACCCGTGTGCAATGGCGGTGCATGGTCTGCCGCTGGCGTGGACGTAGGCGGCTTGCCTGCGGGGCCGGTCACGGTCACTGCGTCGCAGACCGATGCTGCGGGCAATACCGGCACGGGCGCACTCACCACCACCAAGAATGCAGCTGCATCGGCAGTGTCGGTGACGGCCGCGCCCCCCATCAACGCATCCAACCAGTCGTCCTACGGTGGCGTCACGGGTACCTGCTCGGCCGGAAATGGGGCTGTGACGGTGGCCATCGGCAGCCTGACTACCACGGCCGCATGCGATGGCGGCAATTGGTCGGTGTCGGGTATCACGGTCAGCAGTCTGCCTGATGGCGTTGTGACGATCACTGCATCGCAGACCATCAACGGCACTGTCGTCAGCGGTACGCGCACCACGGTCAAGGATGTGACACCACCTTCGGTCTCGATCACGACAGCACCTACGATCGACGGAACCAACCAGTCGTCCTACGGTGTTTCGGGAACCTGCACGTCGTCTGACGGAGCCGTGACCGTGAGCGTTGGCAATGTAGTGGCTTCGGCACCTTGCACGAACGGCACATGGACGATCACTGGCATCAAGGTGGGCGGCTTGCCTGCAGGTGCGGTGACTGTCACAGCGTCGCAGACCGACGCCGCCGGCAATACCGCCACTGACACGCGCCAAGTGTCCAAGACCTCGCCAGCCGATGGCTCGGGGGTTGATACAGGTGCTGGCAATCCCCAGGGCGGTAACTGGGTGATCACTGCAGAGCTCAATGGCAAACCTGGCCGAGGCATGGGCATCGATGTGCAGGATGGCAAGTTCGTGATGCAGGTGTACAACTACACCTCCACTGGCGCGCCAACATTCCACATCGCCATCGGCGTCATGGACGGCAACAAGGTGGTTGCGCCACTGACCTCCTACCAGGGCGGCCGTTTCTTCGGCAGTGGTCCACTTGACGGGCAGGAGGCAGGCAATGCAGGCAATGTAGAGGTGACCTTCACCAGCCGCACCACGGGCACCATCAAGTTCCCCGGTGAAGCTGCCAAGGCCATGCAGCGCTTCGACTACGAAGGCACGCCTGCAGGCACTTTTGCCGACCCTGCATATGTAGATCGCTGGGCCATGGTGGAACTGGACCAGAACAGCCAGCCTGTCAGAACCTGGTGGGCCGACATCGGCTCGGGTGAGCAGGTGGGCCTGAACTACAACTGGACGCTTTCTCCAGCCCCCTGGCCCTATGCCGCCAGCACCAAGCTCACGATGCATGGCTTTGATGGTGCGCTGAGCACGCCATTCTTCGCCACCTGCGACTATGGCGGCGCCGACCGCATCTTCAACTGCTCGGGCAGTTCAGTGCAGCCAGGCGGGCTGGTGTCCGTGACCATGCAGCGCAGCGTGGACCAGGTGGTTGGCACCGTTCAGTTCGGTACGGGAGAAAAGCACCGGCTCATCGGTGCGCGCATCACGCGCTCCGCGTATACGACCGCTGGAGGCAAAACCGCGCTGACCACCTACTTCCGGCCAGACTATGCACCCGAGGCAGGCACCTGGATCGTGAGCAACGAAATCACGGGCAAACCAGGCCGCGGTCTGGCGGTGGATCTGCAAAAGCCCACCAACAGCCAGGATCACACCCTGTTCATCTCGGTCTATGACTATGAAAACCAAGGCAGCGCCACGTTCCACAGTGTGCTGGGCACGCATGAGCCGTCCACGATCCCCGCTGCCAATAGGCCTGACATTCCGCTCAACCAGTACAAAGGTGGGCGTTATTTCGGCAGCGGCGATCTGGTCGCAAGCTACCAGGGCAACGCAGGCAATGCGGAGAACATCAAGTTCACCTCGTCGTCCACGGGAACCATCCAGTTCCCCAATGAGGAAACGGTACAGATCGAGCGCTTCTACTTCGGTATCGACAAGAACAGCATCGATTCCCTGGTGGGTTCGTGGGTGGTGCTGGCGCACAGCGGGGCCATGAAGAGCCGGATCTTCAACTTCGTGCCCTATACCGGCGATTCGGTCATTGACCGTGCGAGCGGTTATGTCTGTACCAGGAACCAGCTGCGAGGTTTCAACTTCCGC
- a CDS encoding IS481 family transposase, with protein MGQVLHGSATTTEAIRRAIQHSQESLRALSARYGINQKTVAKWKNRPSVTDLPTGPRQPRSTVLSVEDEAAIVAFRRHTMLPLDDCLYALQPTIPHLTRSSLHRCLQRHGISRLPEVQGDKPAKKRFKSYPIGYFHVDIAEVQTVEGKLYLFVAIDRTSKFALTELHPSADKMTAAQFLRNVIAAVPYTLHTVLTDNGIQFANRSSDRYAFQHIFGRVCEEHGIEHRLTKVKHPWTNGQVERMNRTIKEATVKRFHYDDHAQLRQHLANFIDAYNFGRRLKTLKGLTPYEFICKQWTSEPERFKIDPIHQMPGLNS; from the coding sequence ATGGGCCAGGTTCTGCACGGCAGCGCCACAACGACGGAGGCGATCCGTCGAGCGATACAACATAGTCAAGAGAGCCTGAGAGCGCTTTCTGCACGCTATGGCATCAATCAGAAGACGGTGGCGAAGTGGAAGAATCGGCCTTCGGTCACCGATCTGCCGACAGGGCCCAGGCAGCCGCGCTCCACCGTTTTGTCCGTTGAGGATGAGGCAGCGATCGTCGCCTTTCGCAGGCATACCATGCTGCCGCTGGACGACTGTCTCTACGCGCTGCAGCCGACTATCCCGCATCTGACGCGCTCGTCTCTGCACCGCTGCTTGCAGCGGCACGGTATCTCGCGGCTGCCCGAGGTGCAGGGCGATAAGCCAGCCAAGAAGCGGTTCAAGAGCTACCCCATTGGCTACTTCCATGTCGACATCGCCGAAGTGCAGACAGTCGAGGGCAAGCTCTATCTCTTCGTGGCCATCGACAGGACGTCCAAGTTCGCACTCACCGAACTCCATCCCTCGGCTGACAAGATGACTGCGGCGCAGTTCTTGCGCAATGTGATCGCAGCGGTGCCGTACACCCTCCATACGGTGCTCACCGATAACGGCATTCAGTTTGCCAACCGCAGTTCAGACCGGTACGCCTTCCAGCACATCTTTGGTCGAGTCTGCGAGGAACACGGTATCGAACATCGCCTCACAAAGGTCAAGCATCCGTGGACCAATGGGCAGGTCGAGCGAATGAACCGGACCATCAAGGAAGCCACCGTCAAGCGCTTCCACTATGACGATCACGCGCAGTTGCGGCAGCACCTCGCCAACTTCATCGATGCATACAACTTCGGCCGCAGGCTCAAGACCCTCAAAGGCCTGACACCCTACGAATTCATCTGCAAACAGTGGACATCCGAACCTGAACGGTTCAAGATAGATCCGATCCATCAAATGCCGGGACTGAACAGCTAG
- a CDS encoding acyltransferase family protein, with the protein MASWHADEVGSVSVLSVLRLKYNPALDGLRAVAIVLVFLSHAHVPMFDGAFFGVDLFFVLSGFLITSLLLKEFQQAGRLDYWRFYKRRFLRLAPALLLFLGAYWVFAPLIWPDLEDINQDVVVSALYLADYGIAFFDSPNTLLHMWSLSVEEHFYLVWPPLLALLLTHTARKQLWRPVFLLVVLMFVWRAYWVARGQQFYEIFFRFDTRATGMLLGSLLAVVSVHRPEWMDALHARQKYLLWLLPVFPFIIIGYAWDDAGALLWGFALAELTAVAIVIAVSKHKGALYDMLSLPLLVWLGKMSYGIYLWHYPVVRLLRAHMDWAWVVALGLPLSAAFAALSFYTVERWALHLRDRVGRGAPSAHPVATRQVAQRRTATV; encoded by the coding sequence ATGGCTTCCTGGCATGCCGACGAAGTAGGGAGTGTGTCTGTTTTGTCTGTTTTGCGATTGAAATACAACCCTGCGCTGGATGGTTTGCGCGCGGTGGCGATTGTGTTGGTGTTTCTGTCCCATGCCCATGTGCCCATGTTTGATGGTGCGTTCTTTGGCGTGGATCTGTTTTTTGTGCTCAGCGGCTTTTTGATCACGTCGCTGTTGCTCAAGGAATTCCAACAAGCTGGTCGGTTGGATTACTGGCGCTTTTACAAGCGGCGGTTTCTGCGCCTGGCGCCTGCATTGTTGTTGTTCCTTGGCGCATATTGGGTATTTGCGCCGCTGATCTGGCCTGATCTGGAAGACATCAACCAGGATGTGGTGGTATCGGCGCTTTATCTGGCGGACTACGGTATCGCCTTTTTCGACAGTCCCAATACTCTGCTGCATATGTGGTCGCTCTCGGTGGAAGAGCATTTCTACCTGGTCTGGCCGCCTTTGCTGGCATTGTTGCTGACGCATACTGCGCGTAAGCAATTGTGGCGTCCTGTGTTCTTGCTTGTGGTGCTGATGTTTGTCTGGCGTGCCTATTGGGTGGCAAGGGGTCAGCAGTTCTACGAAATCTTCTTCCGTTTCGATACCCGTGCCACAGGCATGCTGCTGGGCAGTCTGCTGGCTGTGGTCTCGGTGCACCGCCCCGAATGGATGGATGCGCTGCACGCACGCCAGAAGTACCTGCTGTGGCTGCTGCCGGTGTTCCCTTTCATCATCATCGGCTATGCCTGGGATGATGCGGGTGCACTGCTATGGGGTTTTGCGTTGGCTGAGCTGACTGCAGTTGCAATCGTCATTGCGGTGAGCAAGCACAAAGGCGCGTTATATGACATGCTGAGCCTGCCTTTGCTGGTGTGGTTGGGCAAGATGTCATATGGCATCTATCTGTGGCACTACCCTGTAGTGCGGTTGTTGCGCGCGCATATGGATTGGGCCTGGGTGGTGGCACTGGGCTTGCCGCTGTCTGCCGCATTTGCAGCGCTATCGTTCTACACCGTGGAGCGCTGGGCTTTGCACCTGCGTGACCGTGTAGGGCGCGGTGCGCCTTCTGCGCACCCGGTTGCAACGCGCCAGGTAGCGCAGAGACGAACTGCCACCGTCTGA